The Sphaerochaeta globosa str. Buddy region GCTTGTATCCTTCAACTCAACAGAGAATACCTTGCAAGGGTATCTGTATGGCAGCGAACATAGCCGTGCATTGATGGTGATCGCCCATGGGTTGGGTGGTGGGGCTGACAGTTATTTGAGCCAGATCAAGCATTTCGTCGACGCTGGATTTCGAGTTTTTACCTACGATTGCACAGGGAGTTACGACAGTGAAGGCAAGTCCACCAAAGGCTTTCCCCAGGCAGTATTGGACCTGCATGCCGCTCTCTCCTATATTGAAAGCCAGCCAACCCTATCTTCCCTTCCTCTGTTGCTTTTCGGTCACAGCTGGGGGGGATATGCCGTAGTGAATGTGCTCAATTTCGGGCATGACGTTACGGCAGTGGTGAGTGTTTCGGGGGCAAACTCGGCAATGGATATGGTCCTTGAACAAGGACATAATCTGATGGGAAGTTTCATATACACACAATATCCTTTTCTTTGGCTCTACCAACACCTGTTGTTTGGAAGCGTGGCCTCCTCTACTGCCGTGTCCGCTCTCAATAAGACAGACATACCGGTTCTCATCATCCATGGGATTGAGGACGAGATGGTCCACTATAGTGGCAGTTCGATCCTTGCCAAAAGAGATCGGATAACCAACGAAAAGGTCAGCTATATCACGGC contains the following coding sequences:
- a CDS encoding alpha/beta hydrolase, with the protein product MPETTKKKRHIGKRLAIGLGLLVLLFMLVSIGITKIVYDKQFPRYDRADEALSANLRYHDIEADYPRLLVSFNSTENTLQGYLYGSEHSRALMVIAHGLGGGADSYLSQIKHFVDAGFRVFTYDCTGSYDSEGKSTKGFPQAVLDLHAALSYIESQPTLSSLPLLLFGHSWGGYAVVNVLNFGHDVTAVVSVSGANSAMDMVLEQGHNLMGSFIYTQYPFLWLYQHLLFGSVASSTAVSALNKTDIPVLIIHGIEDEMVHYSGSSILAKRDRITNEKVSYITATQEGRNAHNNLFRTDEMVQYVEKVNAQYRLLFDAYDGEIPYETNKEFYDGIDRLQLSMLQPSLMQEIDAFLFDALLQ